In Dehalococcoidales bacterium, the genomic window GTTACCCGGGAGAAGCAGGGGCAGGGCATCGGTACCGCCCTCATCGCAGCCGCGGAAGATGAAATCAGAAAAGCCGGGGGAAGACTGGCTCTCATCGAAACATCTTCTATGCCGGAGTATGAAAAGACACGGCATTTTCACCTGAGCCGGGGTTATGGAGTAATCGCCTGTATCCCTGATTTTTATGCCCCCGGCGATGACAAGGTTATCCTGCAGAAGCGGTTGTGAACTTAGCCATCAGCGGCTACGGGGAGGGACCCCGGACAATGGGAAATTATCTACAGGACTTCGTGTTAACTTTTGTTCCGCTCTTCATCGTTATCGATGCTCTTGGTAATCTGCCCTTTGTGGTTTCACTGAGCGAGGGAATGTCCCGGCGGGAGCGGCACAAGATGATTCGCGTCGCCATAATAACGGCGGCGGCTGTCGGCCTGGTCTTCCTGTTCTTCGGTCAGTTCATCCTGCGGGTGATGAATATCTCCGTGGGCGCCTTTGCCATCGCCGGCGGGCTTATCCTGCTGGTGCTATCGATAAAGTACCTGGCCACAGGTCGAATGGTCGATGTTGTTAAAGAGGAGTTGGTAGCCGTGGTCCCCATCGGCACGCCCCTGACCGTGGGGCCGGCCACCATTACCACTCTGCTGCTTCTGGCGATCCAGTTTCCGCTTTACCTGGTGCTGATATCCTTTGCTCTAAACATGCTGATTACCTGGGGAGTATTCCTGCTGAGCAACTATATTGTCCGGTTTATGGGGCAGGGCGGACTTCAGGCAGTATCCAAGGTATTCAGTTTGCTGCTTGCCGCCATCGCGGTGAGTATGATTATCCGCGGCCTCGGGCTGGCTGGTATAATCAGTATTACCGGTTAGTGTGGTCAAGTAAAGCTTTAAGAGGTTCCAGTCAGGTGCGCTGGCTTGTTCTTACTGAAAGAGGACAGTTTATGTTTCGTATCCGTCGGGTCTTCGATGATATTACTCCGGCTAATCAGGAAGCGATAGAACAGGTACAGAATATCCTGCGCACTCAGTTCCCCGCCCTCTCCAAAAGAGAGGTAGCCAGGCTGCCGGAACAACTGCGCAATCCGATGAAATACCGCTTCCGTTCTATACTCTTTGTCGCTGAGGGTTCGAAGGGGAGTATCGTTGGATTTGCTCTGCTGTTCCATGAACCTGTTCTCAAGTTCTGCTACCTCGACTTTCTTTCGACAACCAAGCAGACGATGGGTGGGGGCATCGGTGGCGC contains:
- a CDS encoding GNAT family N-acetyltransferase; this encodes EVVVAEEVINACLHDPASSGYYTLVAEVDSAIAGYICYGPTPLTDGTWDLYWQVVTREKQGQGIGTALIAAAEDEIRKAGGRLALIETSSMPEYEKTRHFHLSRGYGVIACIPDFYAPGDDKVILQKRL
- a CDS encoding MarC family protein; amino-acid sequence: MGNYLQDFVLTFVPLFIVIDALGNLPFVVSLSEGMSRRERHKMIRVAIITAAAVGLVFLFFGQFILRVMNISVGAFAIAGGLILLVLSIKYLATGRMVDVVKEELVAVVPIGTPLTVGPATITTLLLLAIQFPLYLVLISFALNMLITWGVFLLSNYIVRFMGQGGLQAVSKVFSLLLAAIAVSMIIRGLGLAGIISITG